The following are from one region of the Microbacterium sp. BK668 genome:
- a CDS encoding GAF domain-containing protein — MNEVLLALGRSGSDPDAVLHSVVASARRLCNADVGQVYLIEGGTFVLKSWVGLSREFTAYIEQHPFGLDRRTLLGRVAEDRVIQQIPDVLADPAYGRQDVQRIGNYRTLLAAPMLLDDEVVGVLSLWRYEAQSFDEQDIAPLQAFAAQAAIVVRHVHLVKALESRGAELARKVEQLEALREVGASVSSSLDLDQVLAAIIMNAVRFSGCDGGSMLEFAEEERRFFVRTAYETSPELLARLRAVEIGIDTTLVGRAAREGRPLVVPDLATVELDEHLRLLRDDGWRSMVTVPVLSGEGIVGALVVRRRAAGDFSRETLEFLEAFAGQSALAILNARLFRELETKTAELQVVSQHKSEFLASMSHELRTPLNAVIGFSEVLLERMFGELNERQDEYVRDILSSGRHLLQLLNDILDLSKVEAGRMEVDASTFPLRPALEYALSMVRARAAAHGISLSLEAGDAPETLHADELRFRQVLVNLLSNAVKFAPDGGRVVLAAARADDELSVTVTDTGVGIPPADRELIFESFQQGRRGPQREEGTGLGLALCRRIVALLGGRMWLETEVGVGSTFGFSVPLRPQASQAPAAVDAEAPSIVVIDDDRASLDLITAYLDGLGLQVVLSRDGLEGLGMIRALHPAAVLLDIRLPGIDGWEVLSRLQSDVMTRDIPVIVVSMLDERTRGLTLGASDYLVKPVARDAIVGALQRNGLVPSAAWGG; from the coding sequence ATGAACGAGGTCCTCCTCGCCCTCGGACGATCCGGTTCCGACCCCGACGCCGTCCTGCACAGCGTCGTCGCCAGCGCGAGGCGCCTGTGCAACGCCGACGTCGGCCAGGTGTACCTGATCGAGGGAGGCACCTTCGTCCTCAAGTCGTGGGTGGGGCTGTCCCGGGAGTTCACGGCCTACATCGAACAGCACCCGTTCGGGCTGGATCGCCGCACGCTGCTCGGCCGCGTCGCCGAGGATCGCGTCATCCAGCAGATCCCCGACGTCCTCGCGGATCCCGCGTACGGCCGGCAGGACGTCCAGCGGATCGGCAACTACCGCACGCTGCTGGCCGCGCCCATGCTGCTCGACGACGAGGTGGTGGGGGTGCTGTCGCTGTGGCGCTACGAGGCTCAGTCGTTCGACGAGCAGGACATCGCGCCGCTGCAGGCCTTCGCCGCGCAGGCCGCCATCGTCGTGCGGCACGTTCACCTCGTCAAGGCGCTCGAGTCCCGAGGCGCGGAGCTGGCGCGCAAGGTGGAGCAGCTCGAGGCGCTGCGCGAGGTGGGTGCATCCGTCAGCTCCAGCCTCGACCTCGACCAGGTGCTCGCCGCGATCATCATGAACGCGGTGCGATTCTCGGGGTGCGACGGCGGCTCGATGCTCGAGTTCGCCGAGGAGGAACGACGATTCTTCGTGCGCACGGCTTACGAGACGAGCCCCGAGCTCCTCGCCCGGCTCCGTGCGGTGGAGATCGGGATCGACACGACGCTCGTCGGGAGAGCTGCACGCGAGGGGCGGCCGCTCGTCGTGCCCGATCTCGCGACGGTCGAGCTCGACGAGCATCTTCGCCTCCTTCGCGATGACGGCTGGCGGTCGATGGTGACCGTTCCCGTGCTCAGTGGCGAAGGCATCGTCGGGGCTCTCGTCGTCCGCCGCCGTGCCGCCGGCGACTTCTCGCGTGAGACGTTGGAGTTCCTCGAGGCGTTCGCCGGCCAGTCGGCGCTCGCGATCCTCAACGCTCGGCTCTTCCGCGAGCTCGAGACGAAGACGGCGGAGCTGCAGGTCGTGAGCCAGCACAAGTCCGAGTTCCTCGCCAGCATGTCGCACGAGCTGCGCACACCGCTCAACGCCGTGATCGGCTTCTCGGAAGTGCTGCTGGAGCGCATGTTCGGCGAGCTCAACGAGCGCCAGGACGAGTACGTGCGGGACATCCTGAGTTCGGGGCGCCACCTGCTCCAGCTGCTGAACGACATCCTCGACCTCTCCAAGGTGGAGGCGGGCCGCATGGAGGTGGATGCGTCGACGTTCCCCCTCCGGCCGGCGCTCGAATACGCCCTCTCCATGGTCCGCGCCCGCGCGGCGGCGCACGGCATCTCCCTGTCGCTCGAGGCCGGCGACGCACCGGAGACCCTCCACGCCGACGAGCTGCGGTTCCGGCAGGTGCTCGTCAACCTGCTCAGCAACGCGGTGAAGTTCGCTCCCGACGGCGGCCGAGTCGTGCTCGCGGCAGCCCGCGCGGACGACGAGCTCTCCGTGACGGTCACGGACACGGGAGTCGGCATCCCTCCGGCCGATCGCGAGCTGATCTTCGAGTCGTTCCAGCAGGGCCGTCGTGGGCCGCAGCGCGAGGAGGGCACGGGTCTGGGGCTGGCTCTGTGCCGACGCATCGTCGCGCTTCTCGGCGGCCGCATGTGGCTCGAGACCGAAGTCGGGGTCGGGAGCACCTTCGGCTTCTCCGTCCCCCTCCGGCCCCAGGCGAGTCAGGCGCCGGCAGCGGTGGACGCGGAGGCCCCGTCGATCGTGGTCATCGACGACGACCGGGCGTCTCTCGACCTCATCACCGCATACCTCGACGGTCTCGGGCTGCAGGTGGTGCTTTCGCGAGACGGACTGGAGGGACTCGGGATGATCCGGGCTCTCCATCCCGCCGCGGTCCTGCTGGACATCCGGCTGCCCGGCATCGACGGGTGGGAGGTGCTGAGTCGTCTCCAGTCGGACGTGATGACGCGAGACATCCCGGTCATCGTCGTGTCGATGCTCGACGAGCGGACCAGGGGTCTGACGCTCGGCGCGTCGGACTACCTCGTGAAGCCCGTCGCCCGCGACGCCATCGTCGGCGCTCTGCAGCGCAACGGCCTCGTGCCGTCGGCGGCGTGGGGAGGGTGA
- a CDS encoding response regulator encodes MPAERILVVEDNPLNLKLVRGVLRASGFDVIEASTGEDGVARALAEPPDLVLMDLQLPGIDGYEALRRLRDEGPPDLPVVALTAFAMGEDRAKALAAGFDGYLTKPIGVVELRRYVHDLLPKREPS; translated from the coding sequence ATGCCTGCGGAGCGGATCCTCGTCGTCGAGGACAACCCCCTCAACCTGAAGCTCGTGCGCGGTGTTCTTCGGGCGTCGGGCTTCGACGTCATCGAGGCGTCGACCGGGGAGGACGGCGTCGCACGCGCGCTGGCGGAGCCTCCCGACCTGGTGCTCATGGATCTGCAGCTGCCGGGGATCGACGGCTACGAAGCGCTGCGCAGGCTCCGCGACGAGGGGCCGCCCGACCTGCCAGTCGTCGCCCTCACCGCCTTCGCGATGGGCGAGGACCGTGCGAAGGCGCTCGCCGCGGGCTTCGACGGCTACCTCACGAAGCCCATCGGCGTCGTCGAGCTGCGGCGGTACGTCCACGACCTGCTCCCGAAGCGGGAGCCGTCATGA
- a CDS encoding response regulator gives MSATAGAEEIDADEPVTVLAVDDVPQNLRLLDATLSPRGYRVVTAASGSEALDVLPASRADLVLLDIVMPDIDGYEVCRRIRLAPATRFLPVVMITASGDQERLRAIEAGADDFISKPFQREELLARVASLARIKRYHDTIERQARELAAWNAELEGRVTAQLEDLERMGRLRRFLPPQLVDLVMDSHEEDFLASHRREIVVVFCDLRGFTSFAESSEPEEVMGVLSEYHHALGGLIDLFGGTLERFTGDGLMVFFNDPVPCDDPAERAVAMAVAMRERVAGLIAGWERRGYRLGFGVGIAQGYATLGRIGFPGRSDYAAIGSVTNLAARLCAAADAGQILVAQRVFSAVEALVEARPVGELDLRGFSRPVRVFDIAALRRAEKGTKP, from the coding sequence ATGAGCGCAACAGCGGGCGCCGAGGAGATCGACGCCGATGAGCCCGTCACCGTGCTGGCCGTCGACGACGTGCCGCAGAACCTGCGTCTGCTGGATGCCACCCTGAGTCCGCGCGGTTACCGCGTCGTCACCGCCGCATCGGGATCCGAGGCGCTCGATGTGCTCCCCGCCTCGCGCGCCGACCTCGTGCTGCTCGACATCGTCATGCCCGACATCGACGGCTACGAGGTCTGCCGGCGCATCCGGCTGGCTCCCGCAACCCGCTTCCTGCCTGTCGTCATGATCACGGCCAGCGGTGACCAGGAGCGCCTCCGCGCCATCGAGGCCGGCGCGGACGACTTCATCAGCAAGCCGTTCCAGCGCGAGGAGCTCCTCGCGCGCGTGGCATCGCTCGCACGGATCAAGCGGTACCACGACACGATCGAGCGGCAGGCCCGAGAGCTGGCGGCATGGAATGCCGAGCTCGAGGGGCGGGTGACCGCGCAGCTGGAGGACCTCGAGAGGATGGGGCGGCTGCGGCGGTTCCTCCCTCCGCAGCTCGTGGACCTGGTGATGGACTCGCACGAGGAGGACTTCCTCGCGAGCCATCGGCGCGAGATCGTCGTGGTGTTCTGCGATCTGCGCGGGTTCACGTCGTTCGCGGAATCGAGTGAACCCGAGGAGGTGATGGGCGTGCTCTCCGAGTACCACCACGCACTCGGCGGGCTCATCGACCTCTTCGGCGGCACTCTGGAGCGATTCACGGGCGACGGACTGATGGTGTTCTTCAACGACCCGGTGCCGTGCGACGATCCCGCGGAGCGGGCGGTCGCGATGGCTGTCGCCATGCGCGAGCGCGTCGCGGGGCTCATCGCGGGCTGGGAGCGGCGCGGATACCGGCTCGGGTTCGGCGTCGGCATCGCGCAAGGGTATGCGACCCTGGGGCGCATCGGCTTCCCCGGGCGCTCGGACTACGCCGCCATCGGCAGCGTGACGAATCTCGCGGCGCGCCTGTGCGCCGCCGCCGATGCGGGACAGATCCTCGTCGCGCAGCGCGTCTTCTCCGCGGTCGAGGCTCTCGTAGAGGCACGACCGGTCGGCGAACTCGACCTGCGCGGGTTCAGTCGTCCCGTGCGGGTGTTCGACATCGCGGCGCTCCGACGTGCAGAGAAGGGGACGAAGCCATGA
- a CDS encoding DMT family transporter produces MLWAELTIDEVTDDLIGFFRDPAILIGIPLALLGAVFMSFGAQYQHRGVTKVERLSGSSGKAGLSGRQLLSLLKRPSWVVGTVMLGLAIICQLSALAFAPLIIVQPIGAISLVITTLLNSRVTGIRPTRRSIMAIVACVGGIFIFVTIAAFFATENRVTPRETIVILSLLGIVLLALGGLWFWLRKRGQALFYIVASGMIYGFVATLAKVVIERIKANDFDWLTILTIVALLAAVAIGAYFVQTAYAVGPPDLVIAGLTVIDPIVAVIIGLTVLQEAANAPPWAFVGFAVAGAIAVFGVITLARFHPQVLSDSQELPIQRGSTPPPAGNGPEGSH; encoded by the coding sequence GTGCTGTGGGCGGAGCTGACGATCGATGAGGTGACGGACGACCTCATCGGCTTCTTCCGAGATCCGGCCATCCTCATCGGCATCCCGCTGGCGCTCCTGGGCGCCGTCTTCATGTCGTTCGGCGCGCAGTACCAGCACCGCGGCGTCACGAAGGTCGAGCGGCTGAGCGGATCCTCGGGGAAGGCCGGTCTGAGCGGGCGACAGCTTCTCAGCCTGCTCAAGCGACCGTCGTGGGTCGTCGGCACCGTCATGCTCGGCCTCGCCATCATCTGTCAGCTGAGCGCCCTGGCGTTCGCGCCGCTCATCATCGTGCAGCCGATCGGAGCGATCTCGCTCGTCATCACGACGCTGCTCAACTCCCGCGTCACGGGCATCCGACCGACGCGGCGCTCCATCATGGCCATCGTCGCGTGCGTCGGCGGCATCTTCATCTTCGTCACCATCGCGGCGTTCTTCGCGACCGAGAATCGGGTCACGCCCCGCGAGACGATCGTCATCCTGTCGCTCCTCGGCATCGTGCTGCTGGCTCTCGGCGGTCTCTGGTTCTGGCTCCGCAAGCGCGGACAGGCGCTGTTCTACATCGTCGCGTCCGGCATGATCTACGGGTTCGTCGCTACCCTCGCGAAGGTCGTCATCGAGCGCATCAAGGCCAACGACTTCGACTGGCTCACGATCCTGACGATCGTCGCGCTGCTGGCCGCCGTGGCGATCGGCGCCTACTTCGTCCAGACCGCCTACGCCGTCGGCCCGCCCGACCTCGTCATCGCGGGGCTCACCGTCATCGATCCCATCGTGGCCGTGATCATCGGCCTCACGGTGCTTCAGGAGGCGGCCAACGCGCCGCCGTGGGCCTTCGTGGGCTTCGCGGTGGCCGGTGCCATCGCCGTCTTCGGCGTCATCACGCTCGCGCGATTCCATCCGCAGGTGCTCTCCGACAGTCAGGAGCTGCCCATCCAAAGGGGAAGCACGCCTCCGCCGGCGGGGAACGGGCCCGAGGGCAGCCACTGA
- the def gene encoding peptide deformylase, giving the protein MAVLPIRIMGDPVLHAPASRVEQITDDIRTLVADMFETMDTAPGVGLAAPQVGVPLRIFTYSYQDDEGRPWRGVIVNPELWMRPLVPGDPDPDDESEGCLSFPGERFPLRRSEEVLVTGTDLDGEPVRIEVDGWRARIMQHEFDHLDGILYLDRLDDGDWKTTQKIARKRGWGRPGASWTPGVDDLEP; this is encoded by the coding sequence GTGGCCGTTCTCCCGATCCGCATCATGGGTGACCCCGTCCTGCACGCGCCGGCCTCGAGGGTCGAGCAGATCACGGACGACATCCGCACGCTCGTCGCCGACATGTTCGAGACCATGGACACCGCGCCGGGGGTGGGTCTGGCCGCTCCCCAGGTGGGCGTTCCGCTTCGCATCTTCACGTACTCGTACCAGGACGACGAGGGCCGTCCGTGGCGGGGTGTGATCGTGAACCCCGAGCTGTGGATGCGGCCGCTCGTGCCGGGCGACCCCGATCCGGACGACGAGTCGGAGGGCTGCCTGTCGTTCCCGGGCGAGCGGTTCCCGCTCCGCCGCTCGGAGGAGGTCCTCGTGACGGGCACCGATCTCGACGGCGAACCGGTGCGCATCGAGGTCGACGGCTGGCGGGCACGCATCATGCAGCACGAGTTCGACCACCTCGACGGCATCCTCTATCTCGACCGGCTCGACGACGGCGACTGGAAGACGACCCAGAAGATCGCGCGCAAGCGCGGCTGGGGGCGTCCCGGCGCCTCCTGGACCCCGGGGGTCGACGACCTGGAGCCGTGA